From the Primulina tabacum isolate GXHZ01 chromosome 3, ASM2559414v2, whole genome shotgun sequence genome, one window contains:
- the LOC142541095 gene encoding uncharacterized protein LOC142541095, which produces MMGCNGCGLRWIDIEAWIQDYDRIQSMAVKLIYAQIGCALIGSLGAFFNAVLLVNLVVSLFALVAIESSSQSLARTYAVLLFCSIFLDVFWFILFSRDIWHIPSETLGTFVAFSVKLTFTMQIIGFSVRLSSSLLWLQMYRLGVSHIDNSCLRDTDVDLRNSFLSPATPSVIRHPSGSDDAVGGSIYDPAYYSSLFEDGKDESYLCGGTQSHGISVVESASSA; this is translated from the exons ATGATGGGCTGTAATGGATGTGGATTGAGGTGGATAGATATCGAGGCGTGGATTCAAGACTATGACAGGATTCAGTCTATGGCCGTGAAACTCATTTACGCTCAGATTGGGTGCGCGTTGATTGGATCGCTTGGGGCGTTCTTCAACGCCGTGCTGCTTGTGAATTTGGTGGTTTCGTTGTTCGCGCTCGTTGCCATTGAGAGCAGTAGTCAGAGCCTCGCTAGAACATACGCCGTCCTCCTTTTCTGCTCCATATTTCTTGACGTTTTTTGGTTCATTCTCTTCTCTCGCGATATCTG GCACATTCCATCTGAGACTCTTGGAACCTTTGTTGCCTTTTCTGTGAAGCTCACCTTTACCATGCAAATCATTGGCTTTTCTGTAAGGTTATCATCTTCGTTGTTATGGCTACAGATGTACAGACTTGGTGTTTCCCACATAGACAACTCATGTCTACGAGATACAGACGTTGATTTGAGAAATAGTTTTCTCAGTCCTGCAACTCCTTCCGTTATTAGACATCCTTCTggttctgatgatgctgttGGGGGATCGATATATGATCCTGCATATTACTCGTCTCTTTTTGAGGATGGCAAAGATGAGAGTTACTTATGTGGG GGAACTCAAAGTCATGGTATTTCTGTGGTTGAGTCTGCCTCATCTGCTTAA